DNA from Rhinatrema bivittatum chromosome 16, aRhiBiv1.1, whole genome shotgun sequence:
AAAGAtagaggtcccaaagagtaaagaCACTGCAGTGAAGTGGGAGGCACAGGTTGAGAAGGTCTTGCATCTCCTCTCGCTTGAATGGATCTTCAGTATGGCAGAGATAATGTATATGTAAGATACAATAATGATTAGAAGAGTTCCGACCCCTGAAATGGTTGAGCCGATAAACAGCAGAATTTCATTAACTCTTGTATCAGAGCAGGAGAGCTTTAACAGTGGTGGGatatcacagaagaaatggtAGATCTTGTTGGAACCACAGGTCAGTTGAAAGGTGGCCACAGCGTGGATGGCCCCTTGCAGAAAACCACCAAGATATGATGAGGTCACTAGCTGCAGGCACAATCTCTTGCTTACAATAACTGCATAGAGGAATGGGTTGCATATGGCCACATAGCGATCATAGGCCATTGCCGCAAGGAGGAGGCATTCCCTTGTACCAAACGCAACCGTGGAAAACATCTGTACAGCGCAACCACAGAAAGAAATAGGCTTCTTTTCCGAccggagactagggatgtgcagagggacgccatacgttgcattcgggattcgtattcgtcgggggcagatatgttgcattcagcaagggggcccccgatacatttatatgttaattcttattcatctcgactaaaattaaattaactacaatcctccaccctccttacccccccaagacttaccaaaactccctggtggtccagcggggggtccgggagccatctcctacactcacaACCTctgctgccggtttcaaaatggcgccgatagcctttgacctactatgtcactggggctactggtgccattggtcagcccctgtcacatggtaggagcaatggatgcccagcaccatcttgtgctcctaccatatgacaggggctgaccaatggcaccagtagcccctgtgacatagtaagggcaaaggctatcggtgccattttgattactggcagccaacagcccgagtgcaggagatggctcccggaccccctgatGGGCCACCAGGGAgtattggcaagtcttggggggggggggggggtcaggagggtgggggggtttgtttaaattggatcctttagacggccgaataattcggtgaagatttgttgtattcgtggggaatcgcgatacatttcgcttccccattaatacaacgaatatgtccctatacgttgcggattgccaattcatagggaacgaatgcacacccctacaggagACCATCCAGCAGGCTGGGGGTGACAGAAGAAGAGAAACCGATATCTATGAAAGACAGATTTCCCAGGAAAAGATACATAGCAGATCGCAGTtgggttgcatatgggaatttatattcTCATTTACCTAAAGTAGAAAAGTAGACTGGATGGCTCAATTTAGTTGATATCCTGCTGTCATCTGTTTCCAGTAAAACTGGGCTAAGTtgctaatattttttttctacaaaTGTAAAGATTAGGAAGTTATATTAAGGCAACTTTAAATTGTGTGGACAGACATAATAGTCTGTGGGTATTTGTTTCttgaatcaattttcaaaaggaacttttccttttgaaaattgcccagagaAAGTGCCCACAAGACATGCACCTTCCATTTATGCGGCCACTTTTTGCaacacattttacatgcataatttttgaaaatgaaaagtatGCCCATAAATCTTGGTTCCGCCCCTGCTTCAAATCTCCGAATATGTGCGCCCATTTACCTGCAGATtagatgtatgcatgtatatcttCACGCCTACAGGtggggcaaatttcaaaggcaCCAGTTATGCAGGTAAAGCAGTGTCTTACCTGCATAAAACGCATTTTAAAATTGCCTTTATAAGCCTCAGTcatcaaggaaaaaaaatctctaagAAGAAGGAAACGTTTGCATTATGAAAAGGGAGGAAGTCAGAGTAATACTTAAAAAGGTACTAAGCATATTGGAAGAAATGTAGAAGAGAAATAACATAAAATTGACACTGAGACTAATATCTTTCATCATGGAAACATCAACCTTAAAAAGTTCTTTTAAGTCTTTAAATAATGGAAGAATGATAAAAATGATGTAGGCCCCCTTGTGGATGGAAATAGTAAAGATTGTTTGCTGTTCCTTGGACCTGTACCAAACCTGTGAAACAATTGTTGCTAAGCCACATATAATTTTCTCTGACTTTCCCTTCCCTTTAGGCATGTCTCTATTATATGATATAATTATCATTTGTTCACTGGTTTTTAATTGCTATgtgtaatgttttcttttttaatttcatttgattgtaaagcctgttgctaatttattgttatttgtaaaccgaggtgatgtttttaacgtgccgcggtatgtaaaaaaaatcactaaataaataaaaacaatggggtagatattcaaaggcatttagccaaataaacaggacttatgtggctaagtagtgaCCACAGAATTTGACCCTATATTCAGTGGCTACTTTTGCAGCTAAAAGTTGCACGCATAGAAAGGTAGACATGTACTAGGCGGATCGGGGGCGGAGCGAATGAGCCGTatgacttatacagctaactgctgatattaggagttagctgtataagtgtttgttaggggtgtgcattcgttttgaacttaaatgtaaaacgctactttttttttttttaacttaaaaaagtgatgagacgtaaacgatcggatttccaacttattcaacatagctatgttgaatacgttggaaatcgcgattgttgatccaaaataaaaatttaaacccctcaccctccttaatccccccccaaagacttaccacaactccctggtgatccagcgaggagtgaggacgccatttctgaaatcctttgcgaggagcacgtgacgtcggcgccatgtcggagtgacgcggcgtcacgtgattccccgcgagttcgcgccggaaggctcgttcggcccaaaaggaacttttggccagcaaaggatttcagaaatggcgtcctcactcctcgctagatcaccagggagttgaggtaagtctttgggggggggattaaggagggtgaggggtttaaatttttatttgcacgtatggacatagactcaaattatggaattctCCCTAGTGTTTGTCTAAGTTTAGACAtcacatagagcaggtctaaacttagccataTAGACTAATCCGGTGATGTACGCACATATGCACATCTGCTCAGCGGCTCGGAcct
Protein-coding regions in this window:
- the LOC115077289 gene encoding LOW QUALITY PROTEIN: olfactory receptor-like protein COR9 (The sequence of the model RefSeq protein was modified relative to this genomic sequence to represent the inferred CDS: inserted 1 base in 1 codon), producing MSICFEIVLTVFKLCNDCNIFQRLENKDLRSEKKPISFCGCAVQMFSTVAFGTRECLLLAAMAYDRYVAICNPFLYAVIVSKRLCLQLVTSSYLGGFLQGAIHAVATFQLTCGSNKIYHFFCDIPPLLKLSCSDTRVNEILLFIGSTISGVGTLLIIIVSYIYIISAILKIHSSERRCKTFSTCASHFTAVSLLFGTSIFTYVMPTSMYSQDKGKVLSLFYNVLIPXLNPLIYSVRNNEVKAAVKKQKATFTKFNI